A window of Mucilaginibacter paludis DSM 18603 contains these coding sequences:
- a CDS encoding HlyD family efflux transporter periplasmic adaptor subunit, which yields MILSQERSETERSEPVQDIIDRMPNKFGYWVTGIVLVLVILLLSFGMIIQYPDTVTGTIIINAKYAPVKLVANTSGKLVELNYQLKEFVKEGDYIAVIQNPSNTRDMIKVRDLVESFNIKGSYQHAFSKFPGNLSLGDVNVKYYAFLNALHKIYDYNVGNVYLKQQEGLQQQIQQSTYLLETYGKLKATRERNMMLSKKIANRDSILFSQKAATEEDFDRSNISFLSSKENYQSIVTDINSTEETISTDQNKLQQLSIQKDDEESQMNLDVLTSYGDLKDAIKAWEQKFVFKSPMSGILEFSKFWTKNQFVQSGEDVFTVVPDKNHIIGQVDLPANGAGKVKIGQKVIIKLDNYPFEEYGSVSGLVSSISLTKSKMKVNQDDVDIYLVEVTLPNGLTTNYKSNLEFKYEIKGTADIVSNERSLLSRFFDNLKYVTNKN from the coding sequence ATGATACTATCACAAGAAAGAAGCGAAACTGAAAGAAGCGAACCCGTTCAGGATATAATCGACCGGATGCCTAATAAATTCGGATATTGGGTCACCGGAATTGTTTTGGTACTAGTCATTTTGCTGCTCTCTTTCGGGATGATTATCCAATACCCGGATACGGTCACGGGTACTATCATAATTAATGCGAAATATGCTCCGGTTAAATTAGTGGCAAATACATCAGGGAAATTAGTTGAATTAAACTATCAACTTAAGGAATTTGTAAAAGAAGGCGATTATATTGCTGTAATACAGAATCCGTCTAATACTCGGGATATGATTAAGGTAAGAGATTTAGTTGAAAGTTTTAATATTAAAGGATCATATCAACATGCATTCTCCAAGTTTCCCGGCAACCTTTCTTTAGGGGATGTAAATGTTAAATATTATGCTTTTCTAAATGCCTTGCATAAAATTTATGATTATAATGTGGGCAATGTATATCTCAAGCAACAAGAGGGACTTCAACAGCAAATTCAACAATCTACTTACCTCCTGGAAACGTACGGGAAATTGAAGGCGACCAGAGAGCGCAATATGATGCTTAGCAAAAAAATTGCTAATAGGGATTCTATCCTTTTTTCTCAAAAAGCAGCAACTGAGGAAGATTTTGATCGAAGCAATATTAGCTTTTTAAGCAGTAAAGAAAATTATCAGAGTATCGTTACAGATATAAATAGTACCGAAGAAACTATCTCAACTGATCAAAATAAACTTCAACAACTTTCAATTCAAAAAGATGATGAAGAAAGCCAAATGAACTTGGATGTATTAACCTCTTATGGTGATCTTAAAGACGCAATCAAGGCCTGGGAACAAAAATTTGTTTTTAAATCTCCTATGTCTGGAATACTTGAATTCTCTAAATTTTGGACTAAGAACCAATTTGTACAATCAGGAGAGGATGTCTTTACTGTCGTACCTGACAAAAATCATATTATCGGGCAAGTTGATCTACCTGCTAATGGTGCTGGTAAAGTTAAGATTGGCCAAAAAGTAATCATTAAACTTGACAATTATCCTTTTGAAGAATACGGTTCGGTATCGGGCTTGGTATCATCTATATCTTTAACAAAAAGCAAAATGAAAGTGAATCAAGATGATGTCGACATATACCTTGTTGAAGTAACGTTGCCGAACGGGCTTACTACTAACTATAAATCTAATTTAGAGTTTAAGTATGAAATTAAAGGGACTGCAGATATTGTTAGCAATGAAAGAAGCTTACTCTCACGATTCTTCGATAATTTAAAATACGTTACAAATAAAAATTAG
- a CDS encoding DUF3560 domain-containing protein: MKHNFEERRNNRINYAHQRAAKSEAEADRLYNVSNDMASFIPLGQPILIGHHSEKRDRRYRERMRNVFGQSVAQRDKAAYYGEKAESIEHNNAIFSDDPDALEKLTEKLKTLQELQEFMKAANKCIKKNDKTAFLKLNRATEPLWEKLTTPDYANRTGFPSYKLTNNNANIRRIADRIAGLKKLEKKQAVDKTVNGVRIYENKDANRLQLIFKGKPYEDIRKQLKSSGFHWSPSEGAWQRHISPNALYSAESIVRNFKDIA, encoded by the coding sequence ATGAAACACAATTTTGAAGAACGCAGGAACAACCGTATCAACTATGCGCATCAGAGAGCGGCAAAAAGTGAAGCAGAGGCAGACCGCCTTTACAACGTGTCCAACGATATGGCAAGTTTTATCCCACTCGGCCAACCCATTTTGATCGGCCATCATTCGGAAAAGCGGGATCGCAGATACCGCGAAAGAATGCGTAACGTATTCGGCCAGTCGGTGGCGCAACGTGATAAAGCTGCTTATTACGGCGAAAAAGCGGAAAGTATTGAGCATAACAATGCCATCTTTTCAGACGATCCTGATGCCCTGGAAAAGCTGACCGAAAAACTAAAGACCTTGCAGGAATTGCAGGAGTTCATGAAAGCCGCCAACAAGTGCATTAAAAAGAATGATAAAACGGCTTTCTTAAAGCTGAACCGCGCCACGGAACCCCTGTGGGAAAAACTGACAACCCCCGACTATGCAAACCGCACCGGCTTCCCTTCCTATAAGCTGACCAATAACAACGCCAATATCAGGCGTATTGCTGACCGGATAGCCGGATTAAAGAAGCTGGAAAAGAAACAGGCGGTAGACAAAACGGTCAACGGGGTGCGGATTTATGAAAATAAGGACGCTAACCGCCTGCAATTGATTTTTAAGGGCAAGCCGTACGAAGATATACGTAAGCAATTAAAGTCAAGCGGTTTTCACTGGTCGCCATCTGAGGGAGCATGGCAACGGCATATCAGCCCTAATGCGCTTTACAGCGCAGAGAGCATCGTCAGAAATTTTAAGGACATAGCGTGA
- a CDS encoding TolC family protein, with protein MSHNFSIKDLLFDHMSYCIKLFSITIYLLLIENLSAFSQVKLSLKQAINIALTDNLQVKQSQVTESIANQNFRQSKFNILPTLNANINESLNFGRSLDYTTYSYVTQKTNLANESITTSVTLFQGLQKINQIAANRLLFQSDKSATQKVKNDLMLEVINNYITILSSQDQLTAAQQQLDLAKQQLDVSTKIFNAGKKMASDVSVAKSQVAKAELNITTIQNQLNNSVVNFKQLLNLSPETKINLSEPKNDEVQFQEKATLDIYNKALHVLPETNKALYARLYAEKQVMIQKGAYYPSIVLSSGIASNYSHILGMDSMFFTPQSRFLTQFKINLTEYVQVSLSIPIFNNFSTRINVKKAKLDLESARLDEETTKNEIYKVVNQANEDLTAAKKTYEYSKEEYNATLDTYNTMYKRYLTGLSNPIDVNQAQNEMNSAQFDLIHAKYDLLLKSEIIDFYQGRSMDY; from the coding sequence ATGTCGCATAATTTTTCTATCAAAGACTTACTATTTGACCATATGAGTTATTGTATAAAGCTGTTTTCTATAACAATTTATTTATTATTAATAGAAAATTTGTCTGCCTTCTCTCAAGTTAAACTTTCCTTAAAACAAGCTATAAATATTGCATTAACTGACAATTTACAGGTTAAACAATCTCAAGTTACAGAAAGTATTGCAAACCAAAATTTCCGTCAATCGAAATTCAATATTTTACCTACCCTTAATGCTAATATTAATGAAAGTTTAAACTTTGGTAGGAGTTTAGATTATACCACTTATTCCTATGTAACCCAAAAAACTAATCTGGCAAATGAGTCTATTACTACAAGTGTTACTCTTTTTCAGGGACTTCAAAAGATAAACCAGATCGCGGCTAACAGATTATTATTTCAATCCGATAAAAGTGCGACACAAAAAGTTAAAAATGATTTGATGCTTGAAGTAATCAATAATTATATAACAATTTTGAGTAGCCAAGATCAACTTACTGCGGCACAACAACAATTAGACTTAGCTAAACAGCAATTAGACGTGTCTACAAAGATCTTCAATGCAGGTAAAAAAATGGCTTCTGATGTTTCAGTAGCAAAATCTCAGGTTGCTAAAGCTGAGTTAAATATCACCACCATACAAAATCAGTTGAATAACTCTGTTGTTAATTTTAAACAGCTTTTAAATTTATCACCAGAAACTAAAATAAATTTAAGTGAACCTAAAAACGATGAAGTTCAATTTCAGGAAAAAGCTACTTTAGATATCTACAATAAAGCTCTGCATGTTTTACCGGAAACTAATAAAGCATTGTATGCCAGGCTTTATGCTGAAAAGCAAGTGATGATCCAAAAGGGAGCCTATTATCCGAGTATTGTGTTATCAAGTGGTATTGCAAGTAACTATTCACATATTTTGGGGATGGACTCCATGTTCTTTACTCCACAAAGCCGCTTTTTAACTCAGTTTAAAATCAATTTAACTGAATACGTCCAGGTATCGTTGAGTATACCAATATTTAATAATTTTAGTACGAGAATAAATGTTAAAAAAGCCAAATTAGATCTTGAAAGTGCAAGATTAGATGAGGAAACAACTAAAAATGAGATTTACAAAGTCGTGAATCAAGCCAATGAAGATCTTACCGCCGCGAAAAAGACATACGAATACAGTAAAGAAGAGTACAATGCAACGTTAGATACGTATAACACTATGTACAAACGGTATCTAACCGGTCTCTCCAATCCAATAGATGTAAACCAGGCGCAAAATGAAATGAACAGTGCTCAATTTGATTTAATTCATGCAAAATATGATCTCTTGTTAAAATCTGAAATAATCGACTTCTATCAAGGTCGATCAATGGATTATTAA
- a CDS encoding peptidase domain-containing ABC transporter has protein sequence MLKSFPTDRQMDMMDCGPSCLKIIAKYYGKYYSMQYLRDKCGLTKDGVSFLDLSYAAESIGLRSLAINATIDDLANIVPLPCIVHWDDSHFVVVYKVTSNKVYVSDPAKGLIKYSRKEFETKCYDKETLNCSVMVLEPQADFKQREAGEKIERKKRVENFIGYFIPFKNSFANLLVVMLVVTTLQAFLPFISKAVIDVGIHTHDLKFIDIVLIANITIILSITLSNAVRDWILLHVTSRINIALVSDYLIKLMRLPVTFFENKSVGDILQRANDLERIRNFIMNNSLNTFFSIITFVIFSVILCIYNYTMFFIFLGGSIFYVTWVLGFLRIRRKLDWEYFDLISKNQSFWVEAVTSIQDIKLNNYEKSKRWKWEKIQARMYKVNQKVMTVNNWQNSGAQCIDSLKNLLITFVAAKAVISGNITFGVMVSTQFIIGMLNGPVVQFISFIVSGQYAQISFHRVNEVHLLPDEEDNETVNNIALPMDKSLVLKNVSFQYTQNAPPTLKNINLHIPEGKVTAIVGDSGSGKSTLLKLLLRLYNPTFGEVLIGGMNIKNISLKQWRDRCGAVMQDGKIFNDTIINNIVLGDEKIDFEKLKKAVTTANIATEIEQLSQGYNTVMGEMGRGLSGGQKQRILIARALYKNPDFLFFDEATNSLDTINEQKIVNALDDVFNEKTVIVVAHRLSTIRKAFQIIVVKDGMIAEIGNHESLLAKKGHYAQLVHSQFDSAPSVKIETSPTKSAERFADLL, from the coding sequence TTGCTGAAAAGTTTTCCTACTGATCGCCAAATGGACATGATGGACTGTGGCCCATCATGTTTAAAAATTATTGCTAAATACTATGGTAAGTACTACTCTATGCAATATCTGCGTGACAAGTGTGGACTTACCAAAGATGGAGTATCATTTCTTGATTTAAGTTATGCCGCAGAAAGTATCGGCTTACGGTCATTAGCTATAAACGCCACCATTGACGACCTGGCAAATATTGTACCGCTGCCATGCATTGTACATTGGGATGATAGTCACTTTGTCGTGGTTTACAAAGTAACTTCAAATAAGGTTTACGTTTCGGATCCGGCGAAAGGCTTGATTAAATACTCACGGAAAGAATTTGAAACCAAATGCTATGATAAGGAAACCCTGAACTGCTCAGTGATGGTTCTGGAACCCCAAGCTGATTTCAAACAACGTGAAGCTGGTGAAAAGATCGAAAGAAAAAAAAGAGTTGAGAATTTTATTGGCTATTTTATCCCTTTTAAAAATAGTTTCGCAAATCTACTCGTAGTCATGCTTGTTGTAACGACATTGCAAGCCTTTCTACCGTTTATCTCTAAAGCAGTTATTGATGTCGGTATCCATACTCACGATCTTAAATTTATTGACATCGTCCTTATAGCAAATATCACCATCATCTTGAGCATAACGCTATCCAACGCGGTAAGAGACTGGATACTACTACACGTAACTTCGAGAATTAACATTGCGCTAGTTTCAGATTACTTGATTAAGCTTATGCGCTTACCGGTAACTTTTTTTGAAAACAAGTCCGTTGGTGATATTTTACAGCGGGCTAACGATCTGGAACGTATCAGGAACTTTATCATGAATAATTCCTTAAATACATTCTTTTCAATCATAACATTCGTGATCTTCAGTGTGATCTTATGTATATACAATTATACGATGTTCTTCATTTTTTTAGGGGGAAGCATTTTTTATGTTACGTGGGTTTTGGGCTTCCTGAGAATTCGAAGAAAATTGGATTGGGAATACTTTGATTTAATTTCCAAAAATCAAAGTTTTTGGGTGGAAGCTGTTACTTCTATACAAGACATAAAATTAAATAATTACGAAAAATCAAAACGCTGGAAATGGGAAAAGATTCAAGCCAGGATGTATAAGGTTAATCAAAAGGTTATGACCGTGAATAATTGGCAAAATTCCGGTGCCCAATGCATTGACTCTTTAAAAAACTTACTGATAACTTTCGTTGCGGCCAAAGCAGTCATCTCAGGAAATATCACTTTTGGCGTAATGGTATCGACACAATTTATAATCGGTATGCTAAACGGTCCTGTTGTGCAGTTCATAAGTTTTATAGTTTCTGGTCAATATGCTCAGATAAGTTTTCACCGGGTCAACGAAGTACATTTGTTGCCAGATGAAGAAGATAACGAAACGGTAAATAATATTGCTTTACCGATGGACAAAAGCTTAGTATTAAAAAATGTCTCTTTTCAATATACGCAGAATGCGCCGCCAACATTAAAAAATATTAATCTACACATTCCGGAAGGGAAAGTTACAGCGATTGTGGGTGATAGCGGAAGTGGTAAATCAACACTTCTAAAGTTGCTTTTAAGATTATACAACCCAACGTTCGGAGAAGTTTTGATCGGTGGAATGAATATCAAAAATATTAGTTTGAAACAGTGGCGTGACCGCTGCGGCGCAGTCATGCAGGATGGAAAAATATTTAATGATACAATTATCAATAACATTGTTTTAGGGGATGAAAAAATCGATTTTGAAAAATTGAAAAAAGCTGTCACTACAGCTAACATTGCTACAGAAATTGAACAATTATCACAAGGATATAATACAGTAATGGGTGAAATGGGCAGAGGACTAAGCGGAGGCCAGAAACAACGGATACTCATTGCCAGAGCCTTATATAAAAATCCTGATTTCTTATTTTTTGACGAAGCGACAAATTCATTAGATACGATCAATGAACAGAAAATCGTAAATGCTTTAGATGATGTTTTCAATGAAAAAACGGTTATTGTAGTGGCACACCGATTAAGTACTATTCGTAAAGCCTTTCAAATTATTGTGGTTAAGGATGGCATGATTGCAGAAATAGGTAATCACGAATCTCTACTTGCAAAAAAGGGACATTACGCTCAACTTGTCCATAGTCAATTTGATAGTGCACCATCTGTGAAAATTGAAACGTCTCCAACCAAATCAGCGGAACGATTTGCTGATCTTTTATAA